The following proteins come from a genomic window of Maribacter sp. HTCC2170:
- a CDS encoding NAD(P)H-dependent oxidoreductase, with the protein MEKSIEHLKWRYAVKKFDPSKILPNTKVEGLMHAFNLTATSYGLQPIKMIVVRHKELQEQMVQYSYGQTQVQDASHVLVLCVENTIDKKFITQYFKRVKSTRGTSDSILKPFEESLVNSFSKKEKKEVKGWATNQAYLALGNLLSYCAMEEIDSCPMEGFIPKEYDRLLNLDEKGLTSVLVLPVGYRATDDMFSELKKVRKDIEESVIEIIE; encoded by the coding sequence ATGGAGAAAAGTATTGAACATTTAAAATGGCGTTATGCGGTCAAAAAATTTGACCCGTCAAAAATATTGCCCAATACAAAAGTAGAGGGCTTAATGCATGCCTTTAACTTAACAGCTACTTCTTATGGCTTACAACCTATTAAAATGATTGTAGTAAGACATAAAGAGCTGCAAGAACAGATGGTACAGTATTCTTATGGTCAGACCCAGGTTCAAGACGCGTCTCACGTATTGGTACTTTGCGTGGAAAATACAATTGATAAGAAATTCATTACCCAGTATTTTAAGCGTGTTAAAAGTACTAGGGGCACGAGTGATTCGATATTAAAACCATTTGAAGAGTCGTTGGTCAATAGTTTTTCAAAGAAAGAAAAAAAAGAAGTCAAGGGCTGGGCAACGAATCAGGCTTATTTGGCTTTAGGTAATCTTTTGTCGTATTGTGCCATGGAAGAAATTGATTCATGTCCCATGGAAGGTTTTATTCCTAAGGAATATGATCGTCTTTTAAATTTGGACGAAAAAGGGCTAACTTCAGTTTTAGTATTGCCTGTGGGCTACAGAGCAACCGATGATATGTTTTCAGAATTGAAAAAAGTCAGAAAAGATATTGAAGAAAGTGTGATTGAAATTATTGAATAA
- a CDS encoding sulfite exporter TauE/SafE family protein, whose product MEEWYHYPLLVVVGFAVGFINTVAGGASLISLPVLIFLGLPPSVANGTNRVAIVFQTAIATAGFKSKGVSTFPFNIYLGISALLGAIIGAQIAIDIKGETFNRILAIIMIAVVLIIVFKPKINFKDLAERTTGKYLWISLLAFFFFGIYGGFINAGIGFIIILFLHYVNRMNLVRVNATKVVLVFIYTLSALVVFALNDKVNWKVGGVLALGNGLGAWLSSRISVKKGDGFIKTFLVVMVIVMAIKLWFFDL is encoded by the coding sequence ATGGAAGAATGGTACCATTATCCACTTTTGGTCGTTGTCGGGTTTGCCGTTGGGTTTATTAATACCGTGGCTGGTGGTGCATCATTGATATCTCTTCCCGTGCTCATATTTTTGGGTTTACCTCCCAGTGTGGCCAATGGCACTAATAGAGTGGCTATTGTTTTTCAGACCGCAATAGCGACTGCTGGTTTTAAAAGCAAAGGGGTGTCCACGTTTCCGTTCAATATTTATTTAGGAATATCGGCACTTTTAGGTGCCATAATAGGGGCACAGATTGCCATAGATATCAAAGGCGAGACTTTTAACCGGATTTTAGCCATAATAATGATAGCCGTGGTTTTGATTATCGTTTTTAAGCCCAAAATAAACTTTAAAGATCTTGCGGAACGTACTACCGGTAAATACCTCTGGATCTCTTTGTTGGCATTTTTCTTTTTTGGTATTTATGGAGGGTTTATCAATGCTGGTATCGGTTTTATAATCATTCTTTTCTTGCATTATGTGAATCGCATGAACCTCGTGAGGGTCAATGCCACTAAAGTGGTCTTAGTATTCATTTACACCTTATCGGCCCTGGTGGTTTTTGCTCTAAACGACAAAGTCAATTGGAAAGTGGGTGGCGTATTGGCTTTGGGAAATGGGCTTGGTGCTTGGCTATCTAGCCGTATATCGGTTAAAAAAGGAGATGGTTTTATCAAAACATTTTTAGTGGTCATGGTAATAGTTATGGCCATTAAATTGTGGTTTTTTGATTTATAA
- a CDS encoding glycosyltransferase family 2 protein — protein MEQPLVSILIPFKNTEEYFSECLSSILSQQYKNWEVLAINDSSSDESKEIALDFSKKDSRFKVIENSGTGIIHALRTGYVSCTGQLITRMDSDDIMLPERIETMVNSLMINGKGHIAVGKVKYFSEQGISNGYERYEKWLNKLTKNGSNYSEIYKECVIPSPCWMVFKEDLDSCGAFESERYPEDYDLTFRFYENNLKCIPCDTILHHWRDYSTRTSRTSAHYAANYFLDIKLHYFLKLDYDPKRPLVVWGAGNKGKTIAKKLIDRKIDFTWICDNPNKIGKNIYGKKLYHFGILKEIENPQNIITVANEKEQASIKVFFESLNKLLMKDYFFFC, from the coding sequence ATGGAGCAACCTTTGGTCAGTATCCTTATTCCGTTTAAGAACACTGAAGAATACTTTTCAGAATGCCTTAGTTCAATTCTTTCCCAACAATATAAGAATTGGGAGGTTTTGGCCATTAATGACTCGTCATCAGATGAAAGTAAAGAGATAGCTCTCGATTTTTCCAAAAAAGATTCTCGGTTCAAAGTCATAGAAAATTCAGGAACTGGGATTATACACGCATTGCGGACTGGGTATGTGAGCTGTACCGGTCAACTAATCACCCGAATGGATTCCGACGATATTATGTTACCTGAAAGAATCGAAACTATGGTCAACTCTCTTATGATAAATGGTAAGGGTCATATTGCCGTTGGCAAAGTAAAATACTTTTCTGAACAAGGAATAAGTAACGGATATGAACGGTACGAAAAATGGCTGAACAAACTCACAAAAAATGGATCTAACTACTCAGAGATATACAAAGAATGTGTCATCCCATCCCCTTGCTGGATGGTGTTCAAAGAAGATTTAGACAGTTGTGGTGCATTTGAGTCCGAACGCTATCCTGAAGACTATGATCTTACTTTTCGTTTTTATGAAAACAATCTAAAATGTATTCCCTGTGATACAATTCTACACCATTGGAGGGACTATAGTACGAGAACTTCGAGAACAAGTGCGCATTACGCCGCCAATTACTTTTTAGATATTAAGCTGCATTATTTCCTGAAATTGGATTATGACCCTAAAAGACCGTTGGTTGTTTGGGGAGCGGGAAACAAAGGAAAGACAATTGCCAAAAAACTTATTGACAGAAAAATAGATTTTACGTGGATATGTGATAACCCAAACAAAATAGGCAAAAACATCTATGGTAAAAAACTTTACCATTTTGGAATTCTGAAGGAGATTGAAAACCCACAAAATATCATTACCGTTGCCAATGAAAAAGAGCAGGCATCGATAAAGGTTTTCTTTGAGTCATTGAACAAACTGCTAATGAAAGATTATTTCTTCTTTTGTTAA
- a CDS encoding PKD domain-containing protein: MKKQYPKHLPLYIIGLFLCLLTGSISNLNAQISFTKSNLDLNGEFSFELGTTSIMFGPDGRFYLSEYPSGTIRILTIQRSAANNYIVTDVETLSGITDIVNRNDDGTTNTGETYRETTGLTVSGTAANPIIYVTSSDPRIGAGFSEGDVDLDTNSGIVTRMTWNGGAWDVVDLVRGLPRSEENHATNGLEIVNINGSDYLIIANGGHTNGGAPSQNFTYVCEYALSGAVLSVNLTALNGMTINTDGNGRKYIYDLPTVDDPTRANANGITDPDTPGYDGIDVNDPFGGNDGLNQAVVVPGGPVQIVSPGYRNAYDLVVTESGALYVTDNGANGNWGGFPVNEGTGAVTNDYDPTEPGSTSPSGGEQINNEDHLQLVTTDLQNYTFGSYYGGHPNPIRANPNGAGLYTAPQQFGTVGAVFRTMKYDPDGSTPGSTTDPNIALPANWPPVASANIDEGDWRGPGETNPDGPDDNAVTIWTTNTNGIDEYTASNFSNAMKGDLIAGENHGLIKRVILNPNGSLNQLIDPFETGIGGDALGITCNSDIDNFPGTIWAGTLNGKIVIFEPSDYNSNTCLTPGDPGYDANADYDGDGYTNQDEEDNGTDACNGASQPNDFDMSVGGVLVSDLNDSDDDADGIIDANDPFQLGNPNTSGSDAFILPISNDLFNTQVSLGGYDNLGLTGLMNNGDPNPNWLDWLDDSGQGPNPDDILGGASGLMVIQMTSGTAMGVNNNQEKAFQYGIQADQNIGNFTVIGNLLDLSTSLGLYGNSSVIGGELGYFIGDGTQSNYIKMVLTTNGLTILQEINDNPQTPINVPIAIQDRPTTDIVLYFVIDPSNGEIEFEYAIDGGSRVLAGTLTAQGSILTAIQQSNSDLAVGIIGTSNTSGVELEGTFDYLNVILENNSTAIRINSGGPQVVHDGNIFNADQHYVGGQSYVNGNAQVPELFQSEHTSSSLTFDYQIPVQNGDYTVILHFAEIYWGATGGGSGATGIRVFDVSLEGSLVLDDYDIYDDVGAETEVSKSFDITVLDGSVDIYFSALTSTGGANQPKISAIEVIGNANEAPVAVGSSSPSSGDIPLAVSFTGSNSTDDVQVVSYTWDFKDGTPISTLANPTHTFTTAGTYIVELTVEDGEGLTDSTIISIEANTPINEPPVAVATANPLSGNVPLQVSFMGSNSTDDTAVTGYLWDFKDGSSTSAEINPIHTFTTEGTYIVELTVEDVEGLNDATTVTIEVNMPPNEAPVAVASAIPTNGTIPLEVTFTGSNSTDDVAVTAYLWDFKDGTATSTTMNPVHMFSNGGTYIVELTVEDEESLTDTTTITIIASTPSNEAPVAVVSASPISGTIPLEVTFSGSNSTDDVEIVSYIWDFNDGSSTSDLANPIHTFVQAGSYLVELSVTDAEGLSNSSTITIVVSESTVDTNELNGLLIINPAKDVAQVLLIDNGEVSKIVNKVYLHDSSGRLIGLYNPRDIFAHGLYEIPISSLNSGSVYFIGFEMNGGEKIVLELIVKN, encoded by the coding sequence ATGAAAAAACAATACCCCAAGCATCTTCCGCTTTACATTATCGGTTTATTTTTATGTTTATTGACTGGGTCTATTTCCAATTTAAATGCACAAATTAGTTTTACCAAAAGTAATTTGGATTTAAATGGGGAATTTAGTTTTGAGTTAGGTACGACTTCCATTATGTTTGGCCCAGATGGTAGATTTTATCTATCAGAATACCCTTCAGGGACCATTAGGATTTTAACCATTCAAAGAAGTGCAGCAAACAACTACATTGTTACGGATGTTGAAACACTTTCGGGTATTACCGATATTGTGAACCGCAATGATGACGGGACAACAAATACAGGAGAAACATATCGGGAAACCACTGGGCTCACAGTATCCGGTACGGCTGCAAATCCAATAATCTATGTAACTTCCAGTGACCCCAGAATTGGGGCGGGTTTTTCTGAGGGTGATGTTGACCTTGACACCAATTCAGGTATAGTTACAAGAATGACCTGGAATGGTGGCGCTTGGGACGTTGTGGATCTTGTTCGTGGCCTTCCTAGATCTGAAGAAAATCACGCTACAAACGGATTGGAGATTGTAAATATCAATGGGTCGGATTATTTAATTATCGCTAACGGTGGACATACAAATGGTGGTGCTCCTTCACAAAATTTCACCTACGTATGTGAATATGCCCTTTCGGGTGCAGTACTTTCAGTTAACCTAACGGCATTAAACGGTATGACTATAAACACTGATGGTAACGGAAGAAAATACATTTATGACCTACCTACAGTAGACGACCCAACTCGTGCCAATGCGAATGGTATTACAGATCCTGATACCCCAGGTTACGATGGGATTGACGTCAATGATCCTTTTGGAGGAAATGATGGATTAAATCAAGCGGTTGTTGTTCCAGGAGGCCCAGTTCAAATTGTTTCTCCTGGGTATCGAAATGCTTATGATTTAGTAGTTACCGAAAGTGGTGCACTGTACGTAACAGATAATGGGGCGAATGGAAATTGGGGAGGTTTTCCTGTTAATGAAGGAACCGGAGCTGTAACAAACGATTACGACCCTACAGAACCAGGTAGCACTTCACCTTCAGGTGGGGAACAAATTAATAATGAAGATCATTTGCAATTGGTAACAACTGATTTACAAAATTATACTTTTGGAAGCTATTATGGAGGGCATCCAAATCCTATTCGAGCAAATCCAAATGGTGCAGGGCTTTATACGGCTCCTCAGCAATTTGGTACTGTCGGGGCTGTATTCCGAACTATGAAATATGATCCAGATGGGTCTACACCAGGCTCAACAACAGACCCAAATATAGCCTTGCCAGCAAACTGGCCTCCCGTTGCTTCAGCAAATATTGACGAGGGAGATTGGAGAGGTCCTGGCGAAACCAATCCTGATGGTCCGGACGATAATGCTGTTACTATTTGGACAACCAATACGAACGGAATTGATGAATATACGGCTTCAAACTTTAGTAATGCAATGAAAGGTGACCTAATTGCCGGGGAAAACCATGGCTTAATTAAACGAGTAATATTAAATCCAAATGGTTCGCTAAATCAACTTATAGATCCTTTTGAAACAGGTATTGGAGGTGACGCACTTGGTATAACATGTAATAGTGATATCGACAACTTCCCAGGAACCATTTGGGCAGGTACCTTAAATGGTAAAATTGTGATTTTTGAACCTTCAGATTATAATAGCAACACTTGTCTTACACCAGGCGATCCTGGCTACGACGCTAATGCTGATTATGATGGTGATGGTTATACAAACCAAGATGAAGAGGATAACGGTACTGATGCATGTAACGGAGCTTCACAACCTAATGATTTTGACATGTCCGTAGGAGGTGTTTTAGTTTCCGATTTAAATGATTCAGACGATGATGCTGATGGGATAATCGATGCCAATGACCCTTTTCAGTTAGGAAATCCAAATACTAGTGGCAGTGATGCTTTTATTCTTCCAATAAGTAATGATCTGTTCAATACGCAGGTAAGTTTAGGAGGTTACGATAATCTTGGTCTTACAGGATTAATGAATAATGGAGATCCAAACCCTAATTGGTTAGATTGGTTGGATGACTCAGGTCAAGGACCGAACCCAGACGATATTTTAGGTGGAGCGTCGGGTTTGATGGTTATACAAATGACTTCAGGTACGGCAATGGGGGTGAATAACAACCAAGAGAAAGCATTTCAATATGGGATTCAAGCAGACCAGAATATAGGAAATTTCACTGTAATAGGAAACCTTCTTGATCTTTCAACATCTTTGGGTCTTTATGGAAATAGTTCAGTCATCGGCGGTGAACTTGGTTATTTTATCGGAGACGGAACGCAAAGTAATTACATTAAAATGGTCTTAACGACCAATGGATTAACAATTCTTCAGGAGATTAATGATAATCCGCAAACACCTATAAATGTGCCAATTGCCATACAAGATAGACCAACTACTGACATAGTTCTTTATTTTGTGATTGATCCATCAAATGGAGAAATAGAATTTGAATATGCAATAGATGGAGGTTCGAGAGTTTTGGCAGGAACACTAACTGCACAAGGGAGTATTCTTACAGCTATTCAGCAATCAAATTCCGATTTAGCAGTGGGCATAATAGGCACTTCAAATACATCTGGTGTTGAATTGGAAGGCACATTCGATTACTTAAATGTTATTTTAGAAAATAACTCAACAGCTATTAGAATAAATTCAGGAGGTCCACAGGTGGTTCATGATGGAAATATTTTTAATGCTGACCAACATTATGTTGGAGGGCAATCATATGTTAATGGAAATGCACAAGTTCCTGAATTATTCCAATCTGAGCATACTTCATCATCACTAACTTTTGACTATCAAATACCAGTTCAAAACGGAGACTATACAGTTATCTTACATTTTGCTGAGATTTATTGGGGAGCAACTGGAGGAGGATCAGGTGCGACTGGTATTAGGGTTTTCGATGTTAGTTTAGAAGGGTCTCTTGTATTGGATGATTATGATATCTATGATGATGTAGGAGCAGAAACTGAAGTTTCCAAATCTTTTGACATAACTGTATTAGATGGTTCTGTAGATATATATTTTTCAGCTTTAACAAGTACTGGTGGGGCAAACCAACCAAAAATATCGGCAATTGAAGTAATAGGAAACGCTAATGAAGCTCCAGTTGCTGTAGGGAGTTCATCACCTTCGAGTGGCGACATACCATTGGCTGTTTCGTTTACGGGAAGTAACTCTACCGATGACGTTCAGGTAGTGAGCTACACTTGGGACTTTAAAGATGGGACGCCAATTTCAACACTTGCCAACCCAACGCATACTTTTACCACTGCAGGAACTTATATTGTTGAGCTTACCGTTGAAGATGGAGAAGGCCTTACTGATTCAACTATTATAAGCATTGAAGCCAACACTCCAATTAATGAGCCTCCAGTTGCTGTTGCTACTGCCAATCCGTTAAGTGGAAATGTACCACTTCAAGTATCATTTATGGGAAGTAATTCAACTGATGATACTGCTGTTACTGGTTATCTATGGGATTTTAAAGATGGCTCTTCAACATCCGCAGAAATTAACCCAATTCATACTTTTACAACTGAGGGTACATATATTGTAGAACTAACAGTAGAAGATGTTGAGGGATTAAACGATGCAACAACTGTTACAATAGAAGTAAATATGCCACCAAATGAAGCTCCGGTTGCCGTGGCAAGTGCTATTCCTACAAATGGAACAATTCCTTTAGAAGTTACTTTTACAGGAAGTAATTCAACTGATGATGTTGCAGTTACAGCGTATTTATGGGATTTCAAGGATGGTACCGCAACGTCAACGACGATGAACCCAGTTCATATGTTTAGTAATGGAGGCACCTATATTGTTGAATTAACGGTTGAGGATGAAGAAAGTTTAACTGATACCACGACAATTACTATTATTGCAAGCACACCTTCCAATGAAGCACCAGTAGCGGTAGTGAGTGCATCTCCAATAAGTGGAACAATACCTTTGGAAGTTACATTTTCGGGTAGTAATTCAACTGACGATGTTGAGATTGTAAGTTATATATGGGATTTCAATGATGGTTCTTCAACATCTGATTTAGCAAACCCAATTCACACTTTTGTTCAAGCTGGCTCATATTTAGTTGAACTTTCAGTTACGGATGCGGAGGGCTTAAGTAATTCCAGTACCATTACAATCGTTGTTTCGGAAAGCACTGTTGACACAAATGAATTAAATGGATTATTAATAATTAATCCTGCGAAAGATGTCGCTCAGGTTCTTTTAATAGACAATGGAGAAGTAAGTAAAATTGTAAATAAAGTCTATCTACATGACTCAAGTGGACGATTGATTGGTTTATACAATCCTCGAGATATCTTCGCGCACGGACTCTATGAAATCCCTATTTCATCATTAAATAGTGGAAGTGTTTATTTCATTGGGTTTGAAATGAATGGCGGTGAAAAGATTGTTTTAGAATTAATAGTTAAGAATTAG
- a CDS encoding c-type cytochrome — translation MKNKFLHLGTVLIGSATLLSMTVMKSVDQEPWNVPVEYQNLKNPYVNVDDEDRIGLDVYSKYCKFCHGKKGKGDGAQANLVETPVKDFTLDSFKNQSDGSIYYKISIGRGDMTGFEKLIPDEEEMWMLVNYIKNF, via the coding sequence ATGAAGAATAAGTTCTTACATCTTGGTACCGTGCTAATTGGGAGTGCTACTTTATTATCTATGACCGTTATGAAATCAGTCGATCAAGAGCCTTGGAATGTACCTGTTGAATATCAAAATTTAAAAAATCCATATGTTAATGTTGATGATGAGGATAGAATAGGGTTAGATGTATATTCGAAGTATTGTAAATTTTGTCACGGAAAAAAGGGTAAAGGAGATGGGGCACAGGCTAATTTGGTAGAAACACCAGTAAAAGACTTTACCTTGGATTCATTTAAAAATCAATCCGATGGTAGTATTTATTATAAAATATCAATTGGGAGGGGTGATATGACAGGTTTTGAAAAATTGATACCCGACGAAGAAGAAATGTGGATGTTAGTTAACTATATTAAAAATTTTTAA
- a CDS encoding BatA domain-containing protein, whose product MQFKYPELLWALFLLLIPIFIHLFQLRRFKKTPFTNVKLLKKVVAESRKSNSLKKWLLLFTRLLVFTFVIVAFAQPFFAKKNAMQPKETVIYLDNSFSMQAKSKQGTLLDNAVQELLKNVPSDKSFSLFTNTTEYRNVQLANIQNELLKLKPTSQQLDFEEIQLKGHTFFSKDDSSIKNLVLISDFQQRSAPLSIKNENVKNHLVKLTADELPNITIDTCYISRNGTENIEITAQLSASSSIQATPISLYNSDKLIAKSSALFKNNKGEIIFTVGANEVINGKIEITDNQLGYDNLLYFNIDEKEKPHILVIGDSSSEYLKKIYTEDEFVFSLYSLKNLNYRNLETQNLIVLNEIKNIPSSLIASLSSFVEDGGNLVIIPSINAQMDNYNQLLSRLAIGSFIEQTNTMSNITQIAFSHPLYENVFEKNINNFQYPKVSQFFKLRSNSASILRFQNGDPFLVGTNRIYLFSSSLDLQNSNFKQSPLIVPTFYKMGVNSLKSTELYHTMSSLAVVDIVKKMTKDHILKVTKEDIEFIPQQRNHANKVSLTFNDNPTEDGIYGISENGTSIRNISFNYPRKESNLVYDDLSELPTINKQDSITNLFQELENSDSISELWKWFVILAALFILIEVLIIKYLK is encoded by the coding sequence ATGCAGTTTAAATATCCAGAACTCCTTTGGGCCTTATTTCTACTACTGATTCCTATATTCATTCATCTTTTTCAGCTTAGAAGATTTAAGAAAACCCCTTTCACCAATGTAAAATTGTTGAAAAAAGTGGTTGCTGAGTCAAGAAAAAGCAATTCATTAAAAAAGTGGCTACTTCTTTTCACTAGATTATTGGTGTTCACATTTGTAATTGTTGCCTTTGCTCAACCTTTCTTTGCCAAGAAAAATGCAATGCAGCCCAAAGAAACTGTTATCTACTTGGATAATTCTTTTAGCATGCAGGCAAAATCGAAACAAGGAACTTTATTGGACAATGCTGTTCAAGAATTGCTTAAAAACGTTCCGTCCGATAAGAGTTTTAGCCTTTTTACCAATACTACGGAATACAGAAATGTGCAGCTTGCGAATATTCAAAATGAATTATTAAAATTAAAACCAACTTCTCAACAATTGGATTTTGAAGAAATACAACTAAAAGGGCACACATTTTTTTCAAAAGACGACAGCTCAATAAAAAATTTGGTTCTAATTTCAGATTTTCAACAAAGATCCGCTCCCCTTTCGATTAAGAATGAAAATGTCAAAAACCATTTGGTAAAGTTAACTGCCGATGAATTGCCCAATATAACGATTGATACATGTTACATTAGTAGAAACGGAACTGAAAATATTGAAATTACTGCCCAACTCTCCGCCTCTTCCAGTATTCAAGCCACACCAATCTCATTGTACAACAGTGATAAACTGATTGCAAAATCTTCTGCTCTCTTTAAAAACAATAAAGGGGAAATAATATTTACCGTTGGGGCAAATGAAGTAATAAATGGAAAAATTGAAATTACTGACAATCAGCTGGGTTATGATAATCTCCTCTATTTTAATATAGATGAAAAGGAAAAGCCTCATATACTTGTAATCGGAGATTCGTCTTCAGAATATTTAAAAAAGATTTATACAGAAGATGAATTTGTTTTCTCTTTATATTCCCTAAAGAACCTAAATTATAGGAACCTTGAGACACAAAATTTGATTGTGTTGAATGAAATAAAAAATATCCCCTCTTCACTAATTGCTAGTTTATCATCCTTTGTGGAAGACGGCGGCAATTTGGTTATTATTCCATCTATAAATGCCCAAATGGACAATTATAATCAATTGCTCTCCCGCTTGGCAATAGGTTCATTTATTGAACAAACGAACACCATGTCCAATATTACCCAAATAGCCTTCTCCCACCCACTCTATGAAAATGTTTTTGAAAAGAACATCAATAATTTCCAATACCCCAAAGTTTCCCAATTCTTTAAACTAAGATCCAATAGTGCATCGATCCTAAGATTCCAAAATGGGGATCCCTTTCTTGTAGGCACAAATCGCATTTATTTGTTTTCATCTTCATTGGATCTGCAAAATTCAAATTTTAAGCAATCCCCTCTTATAGTTCCTACATTTTATAAAATGGGAGTCAATAGTTTAAAAAGTACTGAATTGTACCATACTATGAGTAGCCTAGCTGTGGTGGACATCGTCAAAAAAATGACAAAAGATCATATTCTAAAGGTAACCAAAGAAGATATTGAATTTATTCCACAACAACGAAACCACGCGAATAAGGTTTCTCTAACTTTCAATGATAATCCCACAGAAGATGGTATTTACGGCATTTCAGAAAATGGAACATCAATAAGAAACATTAGTTTCAACTATCCACGAAAGGAAAGTAATCTTGTTTATGATGATCTGAGTGAGTTACCAACAATAAACAAACAGGATTCAATTACCAACTTATTTCAAGAACTGGAAAACAGTGATAGTATATCGGAGCTTTGGAAATGGTTTGTTATTTTAGCAGCACTCTTTATTCTTATTGAAGTGCTCATTATAAAATATTTAAAATGA
- a CDS encoding DUF5777 family beta-barrel protein — protein sequence MKKNIKSILFAFALAPFLVVSQGKKDSIPEKPQRPAFESSFIIDNPTNILFSKKSMEMHINHRFGLISGGNNDLAGLWAPANIRLGLTYAFFDGWTVGFGTTKFNRLQDFNTKVSLLRQTRSDKVPVNLSYYGNFVIDARPKELFDFDTDRFSYFHQLIISRRFNRNFSLQLAPSISHYNLAELGKKNDVISAALGARYKVSPQTSILVDYSQPFTNYGEGLDPKPGLSLGVEFSTSGHAFQIIVSNYNGIVPQKNYSFNQNDFFNGDILIGFNITRVYKF from the coding sequence ATGAAAAAAAATATTAAATCAATTCTTTTTGCTTTTGCTCTCGCGCCTTTTTTAGTGGTTTCCCAAGGGAAAAAGGATAGCATTCCTGAGAAACCCCAACGCCCAGCTTTTGAAAGCTCGTTTATCATAGATAACCCAACGAACATACTCTTTTCAAAAAAGAGTATGGAAATGCATATTAATCACAGATTCGGATTGATAAGTGGGGGGAATAATGATCTTGCAGGACTATGGGCTCCGGCAAATATACGACTAGGATTAACCTATGCTTTTTTTGATGGATGGACGGTTGGTTTTGGAACAACGAAATTTAATCGCCTTCAGGATTTTAACACAAAAGTGAGCTTGTTAAGGCAAACTAGATCTGATAAAGTACCTGTGAATCTCTCCTATTATGGCAATTTTGTTATTGATGCCAGACCCAAAGAATTATTTGATTTTGATACAGATAGATTTTCATACTTTCACCAATTGATAATTTCCAGGAGGTTCAATCGCAATTTTTCTTTGCAACTAGCTCCTAGTATTTCACACTATAATTTGGCTGAGCTAGGTAAAAAAAATGATGTAATTAGTGCTGCACTCGGGGCCCGCTATAAAGTTAGTCCTCAAACTTCAATATTGGTGGATTATAGTCAACCGTTTACGAATTATGGCGAAGGATTAGATCCTAAACCGGGATTAAGTCTAGGGGTGGAGTTTTCTACTTCTGGCCACGCCTTCCAAATAATTGTTTCTAATTATAATGGTATCGTTCCCCAAAAAAACTATTCTTTTAATCAAAATGATTTCTTCAACGGAGATATCTTGATAGGCTTCAATATAACAAGGGTCTATAAATTTTAA